The Cylindrospermopsis curvispora GIHE-G1 genome contains a region encoding:
- the clpB gene encoding ATP-dependent chaperone ClpB, which translates to MQPTDPNKFTDTAWDAVIKSQDIVRAYQQQQLEVEHLILAILETSSAVTSGILTRAEIDPIRLQEQLETYTKRQPKVGKTDQLYLGRSLDLLLDRAEEIRGRIKDGEISEGHILLALGEDERVGRRIFKGLNIDISKLEAAVKTVRVTQKVSGKSGDNESGDAYEPALKRFGRDLTEQAKAGKLDPVIGRDDEIRRVIQVLSRRSKNNPVLIGEPGVGKTAIAEALAQRMINGDVPESLKNRQLITLDIGSLIAGAKYRGEFEDRLKNVLREVTESNGQVVLFIDELHTVVGAGSNQQGAMDASNLLKPMLARGELRCIGATTLDEYRKYIEKDAALERRFQQVFVDQPTVENTISILRGLKERYEVHHNVKIADSALVAAATLSARYIADRFLPDKAIDLVDEAAAKLKMEITSKPTELETIDRRLMQLEMEKLSLSGEEKATAPTRERLNRIEQEISNLTAKQQKLNEQWQGEKQLLEAISTLKKEEDTLRVQIEQAERDYDLNKAAQLKYGKLEGVQREREIKETQLLEIQHQGSTLLREQVTEADIAEIVAKWTGIPVNRLLESERQKLLKLEYHLHERVIGQEEAVLAVSAAIRRARAGMKDPSRPIGSFLFMGPTGVGKTELARALAQFLFDSEDALVRLDMSEYMEKHSVSRLVGAPPGYVGYEEGGQLSETIRRHPYSVVLLDEVEKAHGDVFNILLQVLDDGRITDSQGRVVDFRNTVIVMTSNIGSEYIIDISGDGDKHELMRNRVMDSLRSHFRPEFINRIDDLILFHTLNRSEMRQIIRIQLQRVEKLLKEQKICLDISSDACDYLVEIGYDPVYGARPLKRSIQREIENPLATKILENSFVAGDIIFIDKGENGLTFFKKQENLSVSRPINSPVLVTGS; encoded by the coding sequence ATGCAGCCTACAGATCCAAATAAATTTACTGACACAGCATGGGATGCTGTAATTAAGTCTCAAGATATAGTCCGTGCTTATCAACAACAACAATTAGAAGTAGAACATCTAATTTTAGCCATCTTAGAAACCTCTAGTGCGGTCACTTCAGGTATTCTCACTCGTGCTGAAATTGATCCGATTAGATTACAAGAACAATTGGAAACCTACACTAAACGCCAACCCAAGGTGGGAAAGACGGATCAACTCTATCTAGGGCGTAGTTTAGATCTACTCCTGGACCGAGCAGAGGAAATTCGGGGGAGAATTAAGGATGGGGAAATCTCTGAAGGTCACATTTTATTGGCCCTTGGGGAAGATGAACGGGTCGGTAGACGGATCTTTAAAGGTTTAAATATTGATATTTCTAAGTTAGAAGCTGCTGTCAAAACTGTCCGTGTGACTCAAAAGGTTTCCGGAAAATCAGGAGACAATGAGTCTGGGGATGCTTATGAACCAGCTCTAAAACGTTTTGGGCGAGATTTAACTGAACAAGCAAAAGCTGGAAAGTTGGATCCTGTTATTGGTCGTGATGATGAAATTAGACGGGTAATTCAAGTTCTATCTAGACGTAGTAAAAATAATCCAGTTCTTATTGGTGAACCAGGGGTGGGTAAAACTGCGATCGCTGAAGCTCTGGCCCAAAGAATGATTAATGGGGATGTTCCCGAATCTCTGAAAAATCGTCAGTTGATTACCCTGGATATTGGGAGTTTAATTGCTGGTGCTAAATACAGGGGCGAATTTGAAGACAGATTAAAAAATGTCCTCCGAGAGGTTACTGAATCTAATGGTCAGGTGGTTTTGTTTATTGATGAGTTACATACGGTGGTGGGAGCTGGTTCCAATCAACAGGGAGCTATGGATGCTAGTAATCTCCTCAAACCTATGTTAGCTCGCGGTGAACTTAGATGTATTGGCGCGACTACCTTGGATGAATATCGTAAGTATATAGAAAAAGATGCTGCTTTAGAAAGACGTTTTCAACAGGTTTTTGTGGATCAACCTACGGTAGAAAATACTATTTCTATTTTGCGAGGTCTTAAAGAACGGTATGAAGTCCACCATAATGTGAAAATTGCCGATTCCGCTTTGGTTGCTGCAGCAACTTTATCAGCTCGTTATATTGCAGATCGGTTTTTACCTGATAAGGCCATTGATTTAGTTGATGAAGCAGCAGCCAAGTTAAAAATGGAAATCACTTCCAAACCTACGGAACTGGAAACCATTGACAGACGTTTAATGCAGCTGGAAATGGAAAAATTGTCCTTGTCGGGAGAAGAAAAAGCTACTGCTCCCACCAGAGAACGCCTAAACAGAATTGAACAGGAAATTTCTAATTTAACCGCTAAACAACAAAAATTAAATGAACAATGGCAAGGAGAAAAACAACTATTGGAGGCAATTAGCACTTTAAAGAAAGAGGAGGACACTTTAAGGGTACAAATTGAGCAAGCGGAAAGAGATTATGACTTAAATAAAGCCGCTCAATTAAAATATGGTAAATTGGAAGGGGTGCAAAGGGAACGAGAAATCAAAGAAACCCAGTTATTAGAAATTCAACATCAGGGTTCTACTCTATTGAGGGAACAGGTGACGGAAGCGGATATTGCAGAAATAGTGGCTAAATGGACCGGTATCCCAGTTAATCGTCTGTTGGAATCAGAACGTCAGAAATTACTCAAATTGGAATACCACCTCCATGAAAGGGTGATTGGTCAAGAAGAAGCTGTACTCGCAGTATCAGCTGCTATTCGTCGTGCCCGCGCAGGTATGAAAGACCCATCCCGTCCCATAGGTTCCTTTTTGTTTATGGGCCCAACCGGAGTGGGGAAAACCGAACTTGCTCGTGCCCTGGCTCAATTTCTGTTTGATTCCGAGGATGCTTTAGTTAGGTTGGATATGTCCGAATATATGGAAAAGCATTCTGTCTCCCGTTTGGTGGGCGCTCCCCCAGGATATGTTGGTTATGAAGAGGGTGGTCAGCTCTCAGAAACTATTCGTCGTCACCCCTATTCTGTAGTTTTGTTGGATGAGGTGGAAAAAGCCCATGGCGATGTATTTAATATCTTACTCCAGGTCTTAGACGACGGAAGAATTACTGATAGTCAGGGTAGAGTGGTGGATTTTCGGAACACTGTTATAGTGATGACTAGTAATATTGGTAGTGAATATATCATTGATATTTCCGGAGATGGGGATAAGCACGAATTGATGCGGAACAGGGTAATGGATAGTTTGCGATCGCATTTTCGTCCTGAATTTATTAATCGGATTGATGATTTAATTTTGTTCCATACCTTAAATCGTTCTGAGATGCGTCAGATTATTCGTATTCAATTACAAAGAGTGGAAAAATTATTAAAAGAACAGAAGATATGTTTAGATATATCCTCAGATGCGTGTGATTATTTAGTAGAAATCGGGTATGACCCAGTATATGGTGCCCGTCCGTTGAAGAGGTCAATTCAGCGGGAGATAGAAAATCCCCTAGCGACCAAGATATTAGAAAACAGCTTTGTTGCTGGGGACATAATTTTTATAGACAAGGGGGAAAATGGACTGACATTTTTTAAAAAGCAGGAAAATTTGTCCGTTTCTCGTCCCATTAATTCCCCTGTGTTGGTTACAGGATCTTGA
- a CDS encoding diflavin flavoprotein: protein MLINKPRDVQIIPIGTNTVVLRSRSWTRLRFEIEYALAKGTTANSFIIQSDKIAIIDPPGETFTRIYLDALQDRINPKSIDYIILGHVNPNRSATLKALREIAPQITFVCSNPGAKNLKAALENDDLPILIMRGDETLDLGKGHHLQFIPTPNPRYPDQLCTYDPQTEILFSDKLFGSHLCGDQVFDEGWEVFTEDRRYYFDCLMAPHPRQVETALDKFANLQIRLYATGHGPLVRYGLQELTHSYREWIKQQTNSELSVALIYASAYGNTATLSQAIAHGITKSGVRVESINCEFADPEEIKSAIEKCAGFVIGSPTLGGHAPTPVQTALGIVLSTATNNKLAGVFGSFGWSGEAVDLLEGKLKDAGFRFGFEPIRVKFKPNDVTLQNCEEAGTDFAQALKRVTKKSLVAKQPATNVEQAVGRIVGSLCVVTAIQGEIKTGMLASWVTQASFNPPGLTIAVAKDRAMENLTHTSNPFIVNILAEGREIRKHFMKVYEPGQDRFKGLDITEGNGGVILNGALAYLECTVQSRMEVGDHWLVYATVNNGKVLNQDGITAVHHRKSASVY from the coding sequence ATGTTAATTAATAAACCCCGTGATGTACAGATAATACCTATTGGTACAAATACAGTCGTATTACGCTCTCGCAGTTGGACAAGATTGCGGTTTGAAATTGAATATGCTTTAGCCAAGGGGACAACGGCTAATTCCTTTATCATTCAGAGTGATAAAATTGCCATAATTGACCCCCCGGGGGAAACTTTTACAAGGATTTACTTAGACGCATTACAAGATAGAATTAACCCAAAATCTATTGACTATATAATTCTAGGTCACGTCAATCCTAATCGATCTGCAACCTTAAAAGCGTTAAGAGAAATTGCTCCTCAAATCACTTTTGTCTGCTCTAACCCAGGAGCGAAAAACCTCAAAGCAGCATTGGAAAATGATGATTTACCCATTTTGATCATGCGGGGTGATGAAACCCTAGATTTAGGAAAGGGTCATCATCTCCAGTTTATTCCCACTCCCAACCCCCGTTACCCAGACCAACTGTGTACCTATGACCCCCAAACGGAAATTCTCTTTTCTGATAAGTTGTTTGGATCTCATTTGTGTGGTGATCAGGTTTTTGACGAGGGTTGGGAAGTTTTTACCGAAGATCGTCGTTACTATTTCGACTGTCTCATGGCACCCCACCCAAGACAAGTAGAAACTGCTTTGGATAAATTCGCAAATTTACAAATTCGACTATATGCTACCGGTCACGGACCATTAGTAAGATATGGGCTGCAGGAGCTAACGCACTCTTATCGAGAATGGATTAAACAACAAACTAATTCAGAACTTAGTGTAGCATTGATCTATGCTTCCGCCTATGGTAACACCGCTACCCTATCCCAAGCGATCGCCCATGGTATTACAAAATCGGGTGTTAGGGTGGAGTCGATTAATTGCGAGTTCGCAGACCCAGAAGAAATTAAAAGTGCGATCGAAAAATGTGCGGGTTTTGTTATTGGTTCCCCCACTTTAGGTGGTCATGCACCTACACCAGTACAAACTGCTTTGGGAATTGTTTTGTCTACTGCAACCAATAATAAGTTAGCAGGGGTGTTTGGTTCCTTTGGTTGGAGTGGAGAAGCGGTAGATCTACTGGAAGGTAAACTGAAAGATGCTGGTTTTAGATTTGGGTTTGAACCTATTCGTGTCAAGTTTAAACCCAATGATGTCACACTCCAAAACTGTGAGGAAGCAGGTACAGATTTTGCCCAAGCGTTAAAACGAGTTACTAAAAAATCATTAGTAGCAAAACAACCTGCAACTAACGTAGAACAAGCTGTGGGTCGCATCGTCGGTTCTTTATGTGTGGTCACAGCAATTCAGGGAGAAATCAAAACGGGAATGTTAGCATCCTGGGTAACACAAGCCAGTTTTAATCCTCCCGGATTGACTATTGCAGTGGCTAAGGACCGGGCCATGGAAAACCTGACCCATACAAGTAATCCATTTATTGTTAATATTCTAGCTGAAGGACGGGAAATACGTAAACATTTTATGAAGGTTTACGAACCCGGACAGGACAGATTTAAGGGTTTAGACATCACTGAGGGGAATGGGGGTGTAATTTTAAATGGTGCCTTGGCTTACTTGGAATGTACTGTACAAAGTCGCATGGAAGTGGGAGATCACTGGTTAGTTTATGCGACGGTGAATAACGGTAAGGTTCTCAATCAAGATGGTATAACTGCTGTCCACCATCGCAAGTCCGCAAGTGTTTATTGA
- a CDS encoding diflavin flavoprotein, which translates to MVLLTDAGQEKQAPVKRLTIQTVEIAQDTTAIRSLDWDRDRFDIEFGLQNGTTYNSFLIRGEQIALVDTSHEKFRQLYFDTLTSLINPQDINYLIISHTEPDHSGLVKDLLQKAPDITVVGSKVAIQFLEDLVHQPFKRRIVKNGDRLSLGNGHELEFVIAPNLHWPDTIFSFDHHTETLYTCDAFGMHYCSESTFDDDLATIEEDFKYYYDCLMGPNSRSVLSAIKRMAELKHIKMIATGHGPLLYHNVEELTGRYRTWSQSQTKAESVVGIFYVSEYGYSDRLAQSIANGVVKTGVGVEMVDMGGAVDLQELRELVGRCKGLVIGMSPVSSSLSVQAALGTVLGSASEKQAIGIFETGGGDDEPTYPLLNKFRAAGLMIGFPVIEIRETPTENTYKKCEEAGTDLGQLVTKEKSIKTMKSLGADLDKALGRISGGLYIITAKKGGVSSAMLASWVSQASFKPLGFSIAVAKDRAIESLMQVGDRFVLNVLEEGNYQTLMKHFLKRFAPGADRFEGVKTQLAENGAPILSDALAYMECEVVSRMDCGDHWAVYSTVYAGRVSKPNSLTAVHHRKVGNHY; encoded by the coding sequence ATGGTATTGCTCACTGATGCTGGACAGGAAAAACAAGCTCCTGTCAAACGTCTGACCATACAGACTGTAGAAATTGCTCAAGACACCACAGCTATCCGCTCCTTGGACTGGGATAGGGACCGTTTTGATATTGAGTTTGGGTTACAAAATGGTACAACTTATAACTCGTTTCTCATTCGCGGTGAGCAGATAGCTCTAGTTGACACCTCCCATGAAAAGTTCCGTCAGCTATATTTTGACACCCTCACTAGCTTAATCAATCCCCAGGATATAAACTATCTGATTATCAGCCATACAGAACCAGATCACAGCGGATTGGTTAAGGATCTATTGCAAAAAGCTCCTGATATTACCGTGGTTGGCTCTAAAGTAGCAATTCAATTTTTAGAAGATTTGGTACATCAACCATTTAAACGTCGAATTGTTAAAAATGGCGATCGCTTGTCTCTGGGAAATGGTCATGAATTGGAATTTGTCATAGCTCCTAATTTACACTGGCCTGATACCATTTTTAGTTTCGATCACCATACAGAAACCCTATATACCTGTGATGCTTTTGGCATGCACTACTGTTCAGAAAGCACATTCGATGACGATTTAGCCACCATTGAAGAAGACTTCAAATACTACTATGACTGTCTCATGGGACCCAACTCCCGCTCTGTGTTATCTGCTATAAAGCGGATGGCAGAATTGAAACATATCAAAATGATTGCTACCGGTCACGGGCCTCTGTTGTACCACAACGTGGAGGAATTAACGGGACGTTATCGCACCTGGAGTCAAAGTCAAACCAAAGCGGAAAGCGTAGTAGGTATATTCTATGTTTCTGAGTACGGTTATAGCGATCGCCTGGCCCAATCCATTGCTAACGGGGTAGTCAAGACGGGTGTAGGGGTAGAGATGGTCGATATGGGTGGAGCAGTGGACCTACAGGAGTTACGGGAATTAGTGGGACGCTGTAAGGGATTAGTTATAGGAATGTCCCCAGTTTCTAGTAGTCTCAGCGTGCAAGCTGCATTGGGTACCGTTTTAGGGTCAGCTAGTGAAAAACAAGCCATTGGTATTTTTGAAACTGGTGGTGGAGATGATGAACCCACCTACCCACTGTTAAATAAATTCCGAGCTGCGGGTTTAATGATTGGTTTCCCCGTGATTGAGATACGAGAAACACCAACAGAAAACACATACAAAAAATGCGAGGAAGCTGGGACTGACCTAGGACAGTTAGTTACCAAAGAGAAAAGCATCAAAACGATGAAATCCTTGGGTGCTGATTTAGATAAAGCCCTGGGGAGGATTAGTGGTGGTTTATATATCATCACCGCCAAAAAAGGTGGGGTTTCCAGTGCTATGTTGGCCTCCTGGGTAAGTCAGGCCAGTTTTAAACCCCTAGGTTTTTCCATTGCGGTAGCTAAAGATCGGGCCATAGAATCTCTGATGCAAGTAGGAGATCGGTTTGTCCTCAATGTTTTAGAAGAAGGTAACTATCAAACATTGATGAAGCACTTTTTAAAGCGATTTGCTCCAGGTGCGGATCGGTTTGAAGGTGTAAAAACCCAACTAGCAGAAAATGGTGCTCCGATTTTAAGTGATGCTTTAGCTTATATGGAATGTGAAGTGGTGAGTCGGATGGACTGTGGTGATCATTGGGCGGTATATAGCACCGTCTATGCGGGAAGAGTGTCTAAACCAAACTCACTCACAGCAGTTCACCATCGTAAAGTTGGTAATCACTACTAA
- a CDS encoding pantothenate kinase — MKLNSRSEVRDDFVLGLAVGNSHLHWGLFLGKKLCFTWDSKHLPEDVILQIPQCQTLDDLITLTTQFSFPSHSPAIYCPPPIFLASVVPQETQKWLSYSNIQVITLNQVPLKEIYPTLGIDRALALLGTGKKYGFPALVIDAGTALTFTGVNENECLVGGAILPGLGLQLASLGENTGQLPLLTTGEILHLPPRFALHTKTAILSGVIYMLLAGIQDFIDHWFSLFPHSQIAITGGDGTLLTDLLIQLSPSLGKRLIPDPHLILWGIEEVLRNHSNSEKV, encoded by the coding sequence GTGAAACTGAATAGCAGATCAGAAGTTAGGGATGATTTTGTGCTAGGATTGGCGGTTGGCAACTCCCATTTACACTGGGGTTTATTTCTGGGGAAGAAGTTATGCTTCACCTGGGATAGTAAACATTTACCAGAAGATGTGATCTTGCAGATCCCTCAATGTCAAACCCTGGATGACCTAATTACCCTGACCACCCAATTTTCTTTTCCCTCCCACTCCCCAGCTATTTATTGCCCTCCTCCCATTTTTTTAGCCTCCGTGGTTCCCCAGGAAACTCAAAAATGGCTATCCTACTCTAACATACAAGTGATCACTTTAAATCAAGTCCCCCTAAAAGAAATATATCCTACCCTGGGTATTGATCGCGCTTTAGCTTTATTGGGTACGGGTAAAAAGTACGGATTCCCAGCTTTAGTAATTGATGCAGGTACAGCCTTAACTTTTACAGGTGTAAATGAAAATGAGTGTTTAGTTGGTGGAGCAATCTTACCCGGTCTGGGTTTACAACTAGCCAGTTTGGGAGAAAATACTGGGCAATTGCCATTATTAACAACGGGGGAAATTCTCCATTTACCACCACGGTTTGCGCTGCATACGAAAACAGCAATTCTCAGTGGAGTTATTTACATGTTGTTGGCGGGAATCCAGGATTTTATTGATCATTGGTTTTCCTTATTCCCCCACAGTCAAATTGCTATTACTGGAGGGGATGGAACGTTATTAACAGACCTTTTAATTCAACTATCTCCCTCTCTAGGAAAGAGGTTAATTCCAGACCCACATCTCATCCTGTGGGGGATTGAAGAAGTCTTGAGAAACCACTCAAACTCTGAAAAAGTCTAG
- a CDS encoding alpha/beta fold hydrolase encodes MLYTNPFRNSRIKLPQGLLFWHEIGEGIPIILLHGAWNDGSQWIQVMSLIADKFHCFAPDLLGFGTSANPSAHHSIRLQVECLNEFVRSLKLERFYLVGDSLGAWIATSYALKYPNHVIGLLLLQPEGVKTDKLEKICSDMLCLANTPSLLFAVLSWLNKKLNLIIKILGCQNKINKYLELHHKFSDHPTACQLLFNRQFREIDSELVSNDLVNLQLPCLILQGGQDGRENLEKSKIYASRISQSQLKIITHGENNLPQTCTGVVAQYILDFFRV; translated from the coding sequence ATGTTATATACAAACCCATTCCGTAACTCCCGGATCAAACTTCCCCAAGGACTTTTATTCTGGCATGAAATAGGTGAAGGAATCCCTATTATCCTATTACACGGAGCTTGGAATGATGGTAGTCAGTGGATACAGGTAATGAGTTTAATAGCTGATAAATTCCATTGTTTTGCACCAGACTTATTAGGTTTTGGTACATCCGCCAATCCTAGTGCACATCATTCAATTCGCTTACAAGTAGAATGTTTAAATGAGTTTGTAAGATCTTTGAAGTTAGAGCGGTTTTATTTAGTAGGGGATTCCTTGGGAGCTTGGATTGCCACCAGTTATGCTTTGAAATATCCCAATCATGTTATTGGTTTATTGTTATTACAGCCAGAGGGTGTAAAGACAGACAAGTTAGAAAAAATTTGCTCAGATATGCTGTGTTTAGCTAATACTCCTTCTTTATTATTTGCAGTATTGAGCTGGTTAAATAAGAAGTTAAACCTGATAATTAAAATACTAGGTTGCCAAAACAAAATAAATAAATACTTGGAATTACACCACAAATTCTCGGACCATCCTACAGCTTGCCAATTGTTATTCAATCGGCAATTTAGGGAAATTGACAGCGAATTAGTAAGCAATGATTTGGTCAACTTACAACTACCTTGTTTGATTTTGCAAGGTGGTCAGGATGGGAGAGAAAATCTGGAGAAGAGCAAGATTTATGCCTCTAGAATTTCACAATCTCAGTTAAAAATCATTACCCATGGAGAAAACAACTTACCCCAAACCTGTACAGGTGTAGTAGCTCAATATATCCTAGACTTTTTCAGAGTTTGA
- a CDS encoding NUDIX hydrolase, which translates to MNQYTVNFFKSLIYSPLKLGRVVKTILGIIFRHPIPGTSIIATLPDGKIVLIRRSDDGCWALPGGIVDWGEDIPSVVRRELREETGLELVKIRRLVGVYSSWERDPRIHSICVVVEAEVEGEMNIQDDLEVLEIQAFPPTSLPLTPMSHDHYQQLQDYLSGLTTLA; encoded by the coding sequence ATGAATCAGTACACAGTGAACTTTTTTAAGTCGTTGATTTATTCCCCACTTAAATTGGGGCGCGTTGTCAAAACTATACTAGGCATTATTTTTCGTCACCCCATTCCAGGGACGAGTATTATTGCAACCTTGCCCGATGGTAAAATCGTCTTGATTCGTCGTAGTGATGATGGATGTTGGGCTTTACCTGGTGGTATAGTGGATTGGGGAGAAGATATTCCCAGTGTGGTCCGTCGAGAGTTGAGGGAAGAGACAGGACTAGAACTGGTAAAGATTCGACGCTTAGTGGGAGTTTATTCTTCTTGGGAGCGAGATCCTAGAATTCACTCAATTTGTGTTGTAGTAGAAGCAGAAGTAGAAGGAGAAATGAACATTCAAGATGACCTAGAAGTTCTAGAAATTCAAGCTTTTCCTCCCACGTCCCTTCCCCTAACCCCCATGTCCCATGATCACTATCAGCAGTTACAAGACTACTTGAGTGGTTTAACCACATTGGCTTAA
- the argC gene encoding N-acetyl-gamma-glutamyl-phosphate reductase → MNNFRRIPVGIVGASGYGGVQLVRLLMDHPQIELVYLGGESSAGKTFADLYPHIGSILNLSIEAVDTELITSRCEVVFLSLPNGLACDIAPKLLEKGCKVLDLSADYRFTDLTTYTTWYGTQRSDRLTAQKAVYGLPELYRDKIAESSLVGCPGCYPTASLLALAPLLKQGLVVPETAIIDAKSGTSGGGRQGKINLLLAEADNSLAAYNIACHRHTPEIEQICSDLARQEVRIQFTPHLIPMVRGILATVYANLRDPGLVRDDLRTIYTAFYRNSSWVKICDSGVYPQTKWACGSNTCYIGIEVDPRTSRVIVTSAIDNLIKGQAGQAIQCMNIMMGWDESLGLPKLGFYP, encoded by the coding sequence ATGAATAATTTTAGGCGCATACCAGTTGGAATTGTTGGCGCCTCAGGTTACGGGGGAGTGCAACTAGTTAGACTACTGATGGATCATCCACAGATAGAACTGGTATACCTAGGTGGTGAAAGCAGTGCTGGTAAAACATTTGCTGATTTATACCCTCATATAGGAAGCATACTCAATCTAAGTATTGAAGCGGTAGACACAGAACTGATTACTAGTCGCTGTGAAGTGGTATTTCTTTCCCTACCTAATGGTTTGGCTTGTGATATTGCACCAAAACTTTTAGAAAAAGGTTGTAAAGTATTAGACCTAAGTGCTGATTATCGTTTCACTGATTTGACAACTTATACAACTTGGTATGGTACACAAAGGAGCGATCGCTTGACAGCACAGAAAGCGGTGTATGGACTACCGGAACTATATAGAGACAAAATTGCCGAATCAAGTTTAGTCGGTTGTCCTGGTTGTTATCCCACCGCCAGTTTATTAGCATTAGCTCCCCTACTGAAACAGGGTTTAGTAGTTCCAGAAACAGCAATTATTGACGCTAAATCAGGAACATCCGGTGGTGGTAGACAGGGCAAAATCAATCTATTGTTAGCAGAAGCAGATAACTCCCTAGCTGCATACAACATTGCTTGTCATCGTCACACCCCAGAAATTGAGCAAATTTGTAGTGACTTAGCCAGACAGGAGGTGAGAATTCAATTTACTCCCCATTTAATTCCCATGGTTCGGGGAATTCTGGCCACTGTGTACGCCAATCTCCGAGATCCTGGTTTAGTTAGGGATGATTTAAGGACTATTTATACTGCATTTTACCGTAATTCTAGTTGGGTTAAAATCTGTGATAGTGGAGTTTATCCGCAAACTAAATGGGCTTGTGGTAGCAACACATGTTATATAGGCATAGAAGTAGATCCACGAACTAGTCGTGTAATCGTGACCTCGGCCATTGACAACCTAATTAAAGGTCAAGCAGGACAGGCAATTCAATGTATGAACATCATGATGGGATGGGACGAGAGTCTGGGACTACCCAAGCTAGGATTTTATCCTTAA